In Camelina sativa cultivar DH55 chromosome 17, Cs, whole genome shotgun sequence, the genomic stretch CTGTGAGGTAGGCTTTGTGTAAAGTTGGTACCATCTTTTCCTATGAAATTACTGTTATAGAGAGATTATAGGCTGAAAGGTGGATTTTACTGGCAACTTATTATCATGTAATCCATATAGTATGAAGGGGTTAATTTAGCTGCATTGTGTGGTTGTTCATGCTATTGGGACCTGGAGAAAATTCTGAATACTAACTAGCTCTTCTTGTCAATATGTTGTCTGTCAATTCATTGATATAATCCTTATTTTGCTTTCTTAGGCGAACTCGCGGTGGAAGGAGACCGTGGGGATCTGGAGAGGAAGGAAAATGGGGACATGACAAATTTGAAGAGATGAACACTCGGGATAAAAATTATGATGTAGAGTTTCTGTCTATGGTCTTTGAACAATTTTTTAGATCCCTCTATCTCTTAATGTATATAGCTTGTATATGtcacatatatttcttttgttgtatttatgtattttcaGCAGAGGACTTATAGAGGCCGATTCAGAGGTCGGGGTCGGGGTCGGGGTAGGGGACAAGAGCGTGGAAACGCTAGAGGGAGCAGTTCTAACGCATCAACCAGTAATGGACAGAAAATTTATCTTCCTAAAGCTGTCACACAAGGGAGAGGTCCCAGAAAATTTGAGACTCCACTGACAAAGGGAAATCAAGCACATTCCGAGCAAAGCAAACAGTgagttcttaaattttgttttctgtagtTGAGTGAAGGTTTTATCTCTAATATAATgtacttgtgttttgtttttaaggttACGAAATTCTAATGGGTCACAAAACTCGCATGAGAAAATGTCCAACCTTGATTCAAGACGTTCACCAACTGCCCCTGCTAAAACCGGGAATGAAGGTCCCAATGCCAGAAAGAATGTAGCTGCTTCAAGTTTAAGTTCCGCTTCTCCTCCATTTTATCCTTCAGTGCCCTCCAGTAACTTGGTACATGGTATACAAGTTGGTATGGAAGGACTTCACATGAATCAAAGTGCCGCACCTTCTGGGAAGAAGTATAGGAATACAAAAGCTGTTGTTTCACCAGTTTGGACTGCCAAGGCTTCTCAGTCCACGGGTCAAGGTAGAGGTGCACCTGTTACTGGAAATGTGTATTACCCGAAAGCTCATAGTCAAGGTGACAGATTTTCATCACCAATGCAACTGAATGGAGATTCAAAAGGCACTGGACAAAGCTGTATTAAACCTTCTGGTCAGGGTTTTGATCAGGATTCTGCTGTTATCAGATCCTTGTCTTCCTCTCCACAGAGAACTAGCTCACTAAGAAATCAATTTCCTCATGGTGAAATAGAATCTGCGTCGGAAACAGGTGCATCGGGTGGCAAGGGAAAAGGGACTCTCCGGCCTAGTGGTGGAAGTGGCTCTTTTATGTATAATGGATCTCAAATGATGGGGCGAGCAGAAAGCCTGCCATCTGCTGACAATTCTACCTTCCCTACTTTTCTGCCTTGTAAGTTTTTTGAATGACACTTTTTCTCCTGAGTCACTTGCCCTGGTTTTCCATGAATACTTTTTTCAGAGTCTTGCCCTCCCAACTTGGGAATAATCTATTATTACATTATATTTGATGATCAAATTCAAATGCAAATGCAGTTATGCAGTTTGGTGGTCAGCATGGTGGGGTTCCGGCTTTTGGAATGGCTTATCCAGGATACGTCCAGTCTGAAGATGGTGTTAGAAATCCGGAGATGACATGGTATGCTTACTCCTCCCCCTTCTCGATGAACTTTTTGGATGTTAGTTTCAGAAGTTCTTGGTTGTAAGCATTTCAAAGAATTAGATATCGTGACTATTGTTAGCtgggttttcttgtttttcgtGATTTCATATGCTGTCCCACTTAATTAAACATAGTGTGGGTCTACattctggagaaaaaaaaacctgtgaAAGCGTACTATCATTAGGATGGTTACTTTTATTTGGGATAGCGTGCTGTTTGTATGCTCTAGGCTCTTCCATCTTTATAGTTCCTGATTTTGCTCTGCTGAGATTTGTTTATATGATTGGCAGGATGCCCATTTTGAACGGTCCAGGAGCTTTAGGGGCTTCATTCACTCCACCATATGTGGCTAATCAAGCACACAAGCTAGCGTTATCTTCCTCGTTAGGATCCTCCAGGTTTGGagattaattttctttgttctctttgattctaaaaatgcaaaacaatgtGAATACTATGTAGAGCTTCAAATAACGCAAATCCTCCTTCAAATGCTTGGcacattatctatttatatttgcaAAGCATGTATTTTTGCTTGCTTAATCCACTTTCATTTTGCAGCAGAGAGAATAGTACAAATAACCTTATTGACCTGGAGAATCCCATGGAGAGGCCTGGTTAGTCATATTGCAATACTGGCTCGATATGTTATAATTCTAATGGTTATGCATGAGGTGTTTGTGTTACGCTTGTTAGGggatatatttacatttattggATTTTGTAAGGAAAATGGCAAAGAGAGTGgaccttttcttttgtcttagaagaaaaaaatcataatggaAGATCTTGTGGTTGGGTGTGATGGATAACTAGTacagataaaatatatatgatgaatgTTGTTTTACCATGCACGACTTATGAAAATTGTCTGTTCtattaaaatcacaaaattctTTTAGCTTTAAGCTACTTTCCTTCTTCTATGTAGAGGTCACAGAGAGTGGGTCACGACAGCAAAGCAACAACCCAAGCAAGCAGCCTCGTAGGTGAGTTCTTGAAGTTGACCTCAAATTCTACTCTTGTAAATTGATCATTGGTTGATTAAGAATCGTTTAAGACTAGGAACCATGACACATTATGTGTACGGATTTGACTTTCAGTAACTGCATTCATTGACCTAAGGTCGTGAATATCTCAAAGAGCAAGTTTTGTGGAATATGACCCTATCATGAGAAAGAATATCTGCTTGGTGTATATGCAGGTACTCGGAGATGAGCTTTAGGAAGTGATAACATCTGTGAGAATATAAGAAGAGGGTTTGGGGACTCCTTGGCGCAGGGCTATGTTGCTTTTCCAAGGTTCGTTACAGGACACTTTCAGGCAGCAACTGTTCCTAAAAATCTTTGGTAAGTGATTCAAAACTGTATTTTTAATTACGGTGGATAGTAACAGAGTAATAGGAAGTGAATGTTGGATTGTGCTTCTTGTTGTTGCAGTTTTATGAGGGAgggaaagaattaaaaacaataCTACGAGTCTACTACTAGCAAATAGAATGGAGAAGGAACGTGGTGGTTCATATAAAAGCTATGGGCATCtatgtatttgtgtttttttgtattttcggTCTATGCTTGTTTGGTTTTACGCTGTTTTCAGGAAAGTAGTTGTCCTAAGCCTTGGCCAGCCTGTTTGgtgtgtctttttttctttccaagaaTCTAAATCTAAAATACTACTCTATTTGAACATGTAAATATACGTTTTGCGATGGTATTTGAcgttttttcatcttcttatgGCATCACGTAAATCGGAGTTTGCATAAATCTTGCTACAATTACAATAGTAGTTTTGCTTCAGAATTTTTTAAACTCATAAATCTGGACCATTTGAATGCTGTTTGCTTAGATGCTGAATCAAAACCTCTGAATGCTGAATCAATTTGAATGCTGAACATGTGAACTACTCATAGTACGATATCTagccaaatcaaaacaaaacctcTGAATGGTCCTTAGAGGTTGAGGGTTCTAAACAGCTGAGTCACTAAAAGGATTTGATTTCGAACCGAGCACAGTTTGGACAGCTTTAGTGCGTCCCTACCGGATACAGACTCCACATTTTAGGAACTTTTTGCTATGTAAATACTCAAATGTGATCCAACGAACAGGCCACGAGCTCAGAAACAAAATACATAGCTACAAAAATTTACAACACAACGGGCAAGCTACATCGAGAGTGCACAATAAGAATAAAAACAGCCAACTAGCCAATAAACCAAATGAGTTAAGAAGATACTCTGCTTCACAAGAAGCTTTATTTTGTTAACCTGATCAAACCCACTTATCAGATCATGCACAAACTGACGGCAGTTGATGGTACAACCCAGCCGCATCGTTTGTAAGTCGAAACttgttcttcctcctcctcttctttgcCACAATCACAAACCCTTCATCTCCATTTGTCTCATTTGCGTTTGCTCCACTCTCCTCTTCTCTACTATAAACTATCTCAGTTACAGCACTATCCCTTGAGGGATCTCCTGACTCGGCTTTTAGGCCACTGCTGGGGTCAACAGATACACTTGCATCTCCACCTGCATGTTGAGAGCTATTCTGCACGGATCTCCTCGGAACAAACTCTGGTGCATCTGGATTCATGCTTCTTGGCATCCCAACTCCATTTAAGTGATTAACACTGTAATATGGTGGTGAGTGAATCCCACATGAAACTCCAGCCCAGGAAATAGGGTCTGCAACCATAATCGGGTAGTTGCCTGTTGTTGCTGCTAAGCTTTGCAGATCAATAACCAAGAAACCTCCAGGACTGTAAGGCTCTGCGGAGGCTGATAGCTTTTTCCTGCTCATATCAGAAGCCTTTTGCCCCTCACAGGACCCCAGATCCCCTTCAGACTCTGACGTTAAATTTTCCACTGACTCACCACTTTCTTGTGATTCCTGCTTTTCACAGGGAAGCTCTGCTCCTTCGATTGGCAAATCCAACATTACAGTGTCAGATTTGCTTTCTGCTTCAGCTGACGAACTTGAAGTCCTGTACATCTGAGTTTCAGTGCTCTCCAAAGGCAATTCTACTTTTTCTAACATTGGCTTCAGAACTGTACCTGGTGGTGCCACAGCAACATCTTTGTATGAGAGAGACTTTGAAGCCAAAGTAATACTGGTCGCAGCAGCAGAACCAGAAGCCTTTGACTGTGGCTTAGTTGTATTTTTACTGAGATCTATCTCTGTGTTCTTCAGAGCCCTATGGGATGATGACTTAGAGAGGGAGGGTCTCACAGTTGTTTTCTGCAACCGAGAAGATAAGTTCTGTTGCTGAACATCCTGTATCCTAGTGAGATTTCTATTAAACGACATTCTCTTTTTCGTAAGATCAGGCTGCCTTTTCCTTCTCGCACCATTTCCAGATCTCCCCTTTGAGTATGCCTCTTGCCAGCCCTCATCTAAAGTTGACTCTTCCACAATTCGGCTGTCTACATTTAGTCTGTGAACTACGATATCACCTGTTTTGATCTCATCAACAACTGCATCAGGGACATTTTCTTCGGTCCTACTCTTAATGACATTCGCTTCTGTGACATCATTCCATGTAGCAATGCCATTCTGTGGAGCAACTCTATGGGTGGCATCATCACCTGATGCAACACTATCATTGGCTTGTGACACCTGTTGAAACAAAAGTAATGTCACAAACCTTTGACACGAAAACCTAGAGCTATATATCCATTCATTCTTTTCGTTTCAATATctcacatgttttttttccattaacTTCTACCGCATGGAATGCCTTTAGATCAATATTCCATTTAGACATACATCTAGAAAACCAAGCAGCATAGTTTGAGTTCAAACTTTACAACCAGGGTACTACACAATTGACAGGTATTTAACAAGGTTATTGTATACTCAACAAAACCCAAAATGAGTGACCTAATGAAcagaacaaaatccaaaatgaGTGACCTAAGTGATTACCCTGGCGCGCCGCTGTTTCCTGTGAGCAACTCTTCCTTTAGTATCGGAATCAGAACTTATATAGTCCAGGAGATCTGATACACTGCAACAAAGGTCGGACTTTGGTGCCAATGAAATAATTACCATATCCTTTATGTGTTCTGGGAGATTCCATTTTAGTACCTAAGGTGGCCTTTGCTCGCGATGGAAGCATCAGGCTTTGGGACTCCATTTCGGGCTGCTTCCTGCTGCTCTATGGCTCTTGACTCAAAATATTCAAGCCATGCAGCAGCATCCTGTGAGagataaatgaaagaaaacaaaacatgtatgtCTAAGAGTTCAAAACATACACTTTACTAGTAAGAGTAAATTATTCAGCTGAGATCGGACGATTCCTACTCCATGCGTTATGACAGAAACTTAGGAATTAAGATAATGAACTAGGAGCAAATCAATCACCTGTGTACGAAGGTCATCTGGTCCAAGTTTTGCTGTAAGTATCTGAAGTGTAGTTTGTTCATGTTGCACACTCAATGAATGTGCTTCCATGAAAGAGAGAGCCACAGCTATTGCATGATAGCTTGCCGCTGTCTGGCAAAGTAAGACACAAAAGCATGATTAGTTTCAGAATGGGCGCAAAGTGAGGCAAGATAGATAAGGGAGGAACCTGAATATGGTCCGCTCCTAGCAATCTTTTATTGCACTTTAGAGCTTCATGCAAGTATCTTAGAGCTAGATTATCATTCCCTACTTCTTTTTCCATCATAGCCACATTGATATATGTGGCAGCAGTATTTGGGTGAGATAGCCCACAagtgaagtgaagaagaaacaacgCACGGTTCACATATCTATAAAAAggtaacaaatataaattattagaaagataacatTTAGAAGGAGCCAATCAGAGGAGAGGTTGGACCATAACTCATTCCAAGGCAACAAGACAAAGATGGTGGAAAGACAAAGTAGTACGGTTCTATTTTTAGTGACTATATAACTATAAGAGATCATTATGCATCACTTACTTTAGTGCCAATTCAAAGTGTTGAAGACGATNGACACAAAAGCATGATTAGTTTCAGAATGGGCGCAAAGTGAGGCAAGATAGATAAGGGAGGAACCTGAATATGGTCCGCTCCTAGCAATCTTTTATTGCACTTTAGAGCTTCATGCAAGTATCTTAGAGCTAGATTATCATTCCCTACTTCTTTTTCCATCATAGCCACATTGATATATGTGGCAGCAGTATTTGGGTGAGATAGCCCACAagtgaagtgaagaagaaacaacgCACGGTTCACATATCTATAAAAAggtaacaaatataaattattagaaagataacatTTAGAAGGAGCCAATCAGAGGAGAGGTTGGACCATAACTCATTCCAAGGCAACAAGACAAAGATGGTGGAAAGACAAAGTAGTACGGTTCTATTTTTAGTGACTATATAACTATAAGAGATCATTATGCATCACTTACTTTAGTGCCAATTCAAAGTGTTGAAGACGATAATAAAATACAGAAAGATCCCCATAGCTTTTCATAGTGTCAGGATGGTCGAGACCAAGTTCTCTCTCATTTATATCTAGAGCCTTCTGCTGATATATCGTTGCCTGATCAAGAGAGGATAGAACATTAGAGATAACGGTGCCTAGctagaagcagaagcagaacaTAAAACTCTACAAACTCTCTTTAATGTTCCTTGACCTAATAATCAAAGTTGCCATTTAGTAAGAAGATGAGAGATGATAATACCTGGTTAAAATCGCCAGTGTGGTACAGTACAACTGCGAGAAGGCTGTACGCACAAGCAGTATTTCTATGATAAGGCCCACAGACAGCAATCATCTTGACCAATGCCTACGAAATGTAAGAAGTCAACATCTCTTGGATAACAGTTCAGTTGGTTAAAGAATGATGATAACGTAGCTATCAAAAGAAATGACACCTTTGTTCCATAATTCACAGCATCATCTAGTTTTCCTTTGTCAAGAGCAATTTTTGATGACTCCAAGAGTGTCCTTCCGTCAGATGATATACACAGCACATGCTGatcaaacaaacataagatTATTGTCAAGCATTTGAACCATATTTCTATGGACCAAAATCCAAGCAgtcgtagaaaaaaaaaaaaaaattgtgaccaAATCGCTGTTAGTCAAACTAATATTGGAATGGAGTGACCAACCTTGCACACAGGTACCAAGCCAAAAATGTCAGAGCTCTTGAAAGGATTTGGAGAATCGAAGTCATAATCTCTTGGAACTAGTTCTAACCCAACCTGTTTAAAAGCATGAAATCAATAAAGAACTATAATTCTGATACAAGCAGCAATACATTAACACAGAGATACTTAACCTTTTGGCAGAGTCCTCGGAGGatggaaatttttttcaaatgattGAACTCATCTGTCTGTATCCAACcaaattttctggaaagaaaATTCTGTAGCCATTGTAATCTGAGACAATACTCTTCACTAGGGACCCTATCACACCCTTCCGATTCACGGCGGCCAAGCATGAAGTTTAATGATGCAGCTACTGCCACAGGTAGCTTTGCCATATTATTGACAGATGCAATAACCGCCCTAAGAAGATGCTTGAAAGCTCTCGTAATCATCTCATGTATACAGATGGACTGTATATGAGGAAGTTTCTCAGCGAGTTTAGCCTGATCCATAGGTATAGTGGAGTCATTAACAACTCTACAGTAAACTACTTCTGACCTCAACAAAATCCCTTTAGATGAACATATTAGCTTTACTCtctcaaaaaatcaaaataacttGGCAACAGGGAAAGGCGTCACTGACAAGGTAAAGCATACTCACCACATGTCCTAGCGAACGCATTTGGAGACCTCTTATATGCATGAAGTCAGTTATTGTGCGACCATCAACTGGAGAAAGCTCCAGTGACCCGAAATCTGCTACCTAGTAAACCATTACAATGATTACTTGATAAGTATGGTCAAAGATATGTGCAGAAAATTATATCTGTTATCTAACTAAAAACATACCAGCCTTGGCAAAGCAATTTCATCATAGTAACCATATACCATCTTAGTAAGCTCTTCTTTTGACTGTAtcacaaataatatttaagtAAGCACCACGGT encodes the following:
- the LOC104755843 gene encoding protein TSS-like, producing MAPRSSKGKSNNRGKGGDKKKKEEKVLAPSLVEITVTTPYETKVILKGVSTDKIIDVRKLLASHVKTCHFTNYSLSHKVKGQKLNDNIQVASLKPCFLRMVPEEYKEESQAWTQVRRVVDIVACTTRFSSASPKSPNGKPIVVAGNNNNASQVAASPEELDMVAIHPTPKLAQFYEFFSVAHLSPPILHLKKVDGSEEEEEEAGDGYHFGLKVKICNGKVIHVIASVNGFFAVGKQLSHCHSIVDLLQNVSNAFAKAYESLMKAFTDRNKFGNLPYGLRINTWLVPPPVSESTSTFSPLPTEDGQWGGNGGGQGMNGEYNLRPWAAEFSVLATLPCKTEEERVVRDKKAFLLHNQFVDTSVRRAVRAICDVMDTNQHTTGLPSGSILLEDHVGDLFITVKRDLASLDTKPEATCQNEPFILSSKELAEKNLLKGITADESKIVHDTLALGTVIVRHCGYTAVVHVEGKTQKAMSDIRDILIDDLPDGGANALNLNSLRVQLHRAHSVGTSGENQPTQLDSDDIESYRCIAPELVKVNLTKLEEKWVSPVRPIRWELGSCWVQHLQKKETDVCGKPATNDETELSVKGLGKQFKVLKTKSKKSANISTVKEKETDIRLHELNGEADLGKKSIDEHIETELKELLSEEAFSRLKETGTGLHLKSKEELTKMVYGYYDEIALPRLVADFGSLELSPVDGRTITDFMHIRGLQMRSLGHVAKLAEKLPHIQSICIHEMITRAFKHLLRAVIASVNNMAKLPVAVAASLNFMLGRRESEGCDRVPSEEYCLRLQWLQNFLSRKFGWIQTDEFNHLKKISILRGLCQKVGLELVPRDYDFDSPNPFKSSDIFGLVPVCKHVLCISSDGRTLLESSKIALDKGKLDDAVNYGTKALVKMIAVCGPYHRNTACAYSLLAVVLYHTGDFNQATIYQQKALDINERELGLDHPDTMKSYGDLSVFYYRLQHFELALKYVNRALFLLHFTCGLSHPNTAATYINVAMMEKEVGNDNLALRYLHEALKCNKRLLGADHIQTAASYHAIAVALSFMEAHSLSVQHEQTTLQILTAKLGPDDLRTQDAAAWLEYFESRAIEQQEAARNGVPKPDASIASKGHLSVSDLLDYISSDSDTKGRVAHRKQRRARVSQANDSVASGDDATHRVAPQNGIATWNDVTEANVIKSRTEENVPDAVVDEIKTGDIVVHRLNVDSRIVEESTLDEGWQEAYSKGRSGNGARRKRQPDLTKKRMSFNRNLTRIQDVQQQNLSSRLQKTTVRPSLSKSSSHRALKNTEIDLSKNTTKPQSKASGSAAATSITLASKSLSYKDVAVAPPGTVLKPMLEKVELPLESTETQMYRTSSSSAEAESKSDTVMLDLPIEGAELPCEKQESQESGESVENLTSESEGDLGSCEGQKASDMSRKKLSASAEPYSPGGFLVIDLQSLAATTGNYPIMVADPISWAGVSCGIHSPPYYSVNHLNGVGMPRSMNPDAPEFVPRRSVQNSSQHAGGDASVSVDPSSGLKAESGDPSRDSAVTEIVYSREEESGANANETNGDEGFVIVAKKRRRKNKFRLTNDAAGLYHQLPSVCA
- the LOC104755842 gene encoding uncharacterized protein LOC104755842 isoform X3, which codes for MATSEGGEPEYESDPEELNRSLARRRREASDDDSDDDRDVVNNQRDEIDSDISDEQIGAVKYDNEEDGEDSLDEEEEEEDGEGVAVDDDKRSSVVKEAGVDLDGDVDEKEKQQAAVPTGGAFYMHDDRSAPYSVRRTRGGRRPWGSGEEGKWGHDKFEEMNTRDKNYDQRTYRGRFRGRGRGRGRGQERGNARGSSSNASTSNGQKIYLPKAVTQGRGPRKFETPLTKGNQAHSEQSKQLRNSNGSQNSHEKMSNLDSRRSPTAPAKTGNEGPNARKNVAASSLSSASPPFYPSVPSSNLVHGIQVGMEGLHMNQSAAPSGKKYRNTKAVVSPVWTAKASQSTGQGRGAPVTGNVYYPKAHSQGDRFSSPMQLNGDSKGTGQSCIKPSGQGFDQDSAVIRSLSSSPQRTSSLRNQFPHGEIESASETGASGGKGKGTLRPSGGSGSFMYNGSQMMGRAESLPSADNSTFPTFLPFMQFGGQHGGVPAFGMAYPGYVQSEDGVRNPEMTWMPILNGPGALGASFTPPYVANQAHKLALSSSLGSSRENSTNNLIDLENPMERPEVTESGSRQQSNNPSKQPRRYSEMSFRK
- the LOC104755842 gene encoding uncharacterized protein LOC104755842 isoform X1, translating into MATSEGGEPEYESDPEELNRSLARRRREASDDDSDDDRDVVNNQRDEIDSDISDEQIGAVKYDNEEDGEDSLDEEEEEEDGEGVAVDDDKRSSVVKEAGVDLDGDVDEKEKQQAAVPTGGAFYMHDDRSAPYSVRRTRGGRRPWGSGEEGKWGHDKFEEMNTRDKNYDQRTYRGRFRGRGRGRGRGQERGNARGSSSNASTSNGQKIYLPKAVTQGRGPRKFETPLTKGNQAHSEQSKQLRNSNGSQNSHEKMSNLDSRRSPTAPAKTGNEGPNARKNVAASSLSSASPPFYPSVPSSNLVHGIQVGMEGLHMNQSAAPSGKKYRNTKAVVSPVWTAKASQSTGQGRGAPVTGNVYYPKAHSQGDRFSSPMQLNGDSKGTGQSCIKPSGQGFDQDSAVIRSLSSSPQRTSSLRNQFPHGEIESASETGASGGKGKGTLRPSGGSGSFMYNGSQMMGRAESLPSADNSTFPTFLPFMQFGGQHGGVPAFGMAYPGYVQSEDGVRNPEMTWMPILNGPGALGASFTPPYVANQAHKLALSSSLGSSSRENSTNNLIDLENPMERPEVTESGSRQQSNNPSKQPRRYSEMSFRK
- the LOC104755842 gene encoding uncharacterized protein LOC104755842 isoform X2, coding for MATSEGGEPEYESDPEELNRSLARRRREASDDDSDDDRDVVNNQRDEIDSDISDEQIGAVKYDNEEDGEDSLDEEEEEEDGEGVAVDDDKRSSVVKEAGVDLDGDVDEKEKQQAAVPTGGAFYMHDDRSAPYSVRRTRGGRRPWGSGEEGKWGHDKFEEMNTRDKNYDRTYRGRFRGRGRGRGRGQERGNARGSSSNASTSNGQKIYLPKAVTQGRGPRKFETPLTKGNQAHSEQSKQLRNSNGSQNSHEKMSNLDSRRSPTAPAKTGNEGPNARKNVAASSLSSASPPFYPSVPSSNLVHGIQVGMEGLHMNQSAAPSGKKYRNTKAVVSPVWTAKASQSTGQGRGAPVTGNVYYPKAHSQGDRFSSPMQLNGDSKGTGQSCIKPSGQGFDQDSAVIRSLSSSPQRTSSLRNQFPHGEIESASETGASGGKGKGTLRPSGGSGSFMYNGSQMMGRAESLPSADNSTFPTFLPFMQFGGQHGGVPAFGMAYPGYVQSEDGVRNPEMTWMPILNGPGALGASFTPPYVANQAHKLALSSSLGSSSRENSTNNLIDLENPMERPEVTESGSRQQSNNPSKQPRRYSEMSFRK